The following proteins are encoded in a genomic region of Drosophila willistoni isolate 14030-0811.24 chromosome 3R, UCI_dwil_1.1, whole genome shotgun sequence:
- the LOC6647218 gene encoding uncharacterized protein LOC6647218 isoform X2 has translation MNEGFELPATHGLSKTDGSCISHGHRQSNGSAKIHSTNLRTTELAMECLPLSSSGAHPHLMANSSVSNGAGAAGALVSAASPTTTVVVGAAYPHHLHHHHHMSHHVPYSQSYGSHMANTNHSHHIHSEQTKSLQELQHEVGALLEFRDLVIETFPDLKHKMASMSGTPTTPTSSVGVIMGGSHSVGAGGIGGGGGGNISANGGGGSSSLATRREWEPGIRMKRKLSHKDPSTTSVAAAAGATSSSGNEPSSSSSLTRSRSNSHSGKKEPKSGENNNGSVVQDSGFSTETSSSKDGHSASSTNGAITVALASNRLSCAESDDELLNLLDVIHRKSNRLRDEVEHLQSKEGKIAAGGDGGMTPQQFREQVERLNREDIKQLRKERDKLLDKLAEMEAETLTGRIKAAKMNDQVEELISVKKDLEEQLKLAMAQKLELSSRVQQLQQQQQSKSSSSVSQSDYSSQRNFLSSATTVLSNGSRSSYQNTFQPVVVHDQPSQDAFHQSAVSDTTTTTAAAAATSTRKQPLGRLDGIVSTPGARNTKCRVTDSKRFSAILLETNVLELQRHLLTLTVQNQVLAQKLDTSSKSKTMLAKQLNKNQEDYEHMRYQLEEKTIELEGTKAQLRLVESRLHGSNSTTNSYLNSSQHDYETNRSSASTTLMLSRRGVPDSVDSTSTAMPAPTVTQISTPSMKAMVPLAMEELQQHSSSTESAHEHEATPKGQSTPNTTLSKTIIQANPLGTSTPSSIAARVMSTSVGGVSPFEQTPTSRQNAFRKFGSASKPSKIPLPGSKAAAYFAGKPPTGRPSTAGRSPPSVHNSSGTSYGSKSSLSRSTGNLQSLRRADSASNHSLSTNTSRSSTSSSIPLATTPYSSGSTGNRSQNVTNPSPRVLQNSPLPKLKRETLSSRVRHLDSLSRSQQSPSESGKNHHHHNNSSSSASSIAAQLSSTLRKDLQLNSTGTPTYHHQHQHRARSGQRSPAIMGSTNLTAGSERAPLGISRRLSSASVGSASRLNRDGEANLITTTPTSSYGGDSDSGKVRTLKSTLLGWFK, from the exons ATG AATGAAGGTTTCGAACTACCCGCAACGCATGGCCTCAGTAAAACGGACGGTAGCTGCATCAGTCACGGCCATAGGCAGAGCAACGGCAGCGCAAAGATCCATAGTACTAATTTACGGACCACAGAATTGGCCATGGAGTGCCTGCCATTGAGCAGCAGTGGTGCTCATCCGCATCTAATGGCCAACAGCAGTGTCAGCAATGGTGCGGGCGCGGCGGGGGCATTAGTGTCAGCTGCCTCGCCCACAACAACTGTTGTGGTAGGCGCCGCATATCCACATCAtttgcatcatcatcatcatatgAGCCATCATGTGCCGTACAGCCAAAGCTATGGCAGTCACATGGCTAACACTAACCATTCACATCACATACACAGCGAACAGACCAAATCGCTGCAGGAGCTACAGCATGAGGTTGGTGCCCTGCTGGAGTTCCGGGATCTGGTCATTGAAACATTTCCCGATCTCAAGCATAAAATGGCATCTATGTCTGGCACACCAACGACACCCACATCCTCGGTGGGTGTCATTATGGGCGGTAGTCACTCGGTGGGCGCTGGTGGCatcggcggcggcggcggtggaaATATTTCTGCCAATGGCGGCGGCGGCTCATCCTCATTAGCAACACGTCGTGAATGGGAACCGGGTATACGCATGAAACGTAAACTTTCGCACAAAGATCCGTCCACAACGTCtgtggcagctgctgctgggGCGACATCCTCCTCCGGTAATGAACCGTCGTCGTCCTCATCGCTGACTCGCAGTCGCAGCAACTCGCACAGCGGCAAAAAAGAGCCAAAGAGCGGAGAGAATAATAATGGCAGTGTTGTCCAGGACTCTGGCTTCTCAACGGAGACCAGTTCTTCCAAGGATGGACACAGTGCCTCCTCTACCAATGGTGCTATAACG GTGGCCCTAGCATCAAATCGTTTGAGCTGTGCAGAATCTGATGATGAGCTTCTAAACCTGCTAGATGTCATACACCGTAAATCAAATCGCTTACGCGATGAAGTGGAACACCTACAGAGCAAGGAGGGGAAGATTGCTGCCGGCGGTGATGGAGGAATGACTCCACAGCAATTCCGGGAGCAAGTGGAGCGCTTAAATCGTGAGGATATTAAACAATTACGTAAAGAGCGCGACAAATTGCTGGATAAGTTGGCGGAAATGGAAGCGGAGACGCTAACTGGTCGCATTAAGGCAGCCAAAATGAACGATCAGGTGGAGGAACTGATAAGCGTGAAAAAGGATCTCGAAGAGCAGCTAAAGCTGGCCATGGCTCAGAAATTAGAGTTGAGTTCGCGTGTGCAGcaattgcagcaacagcagcaaagcAAAAGCTCATCCAG TGTCAGCCAATCGGACTATTCCAGTCAACGCAACTTTTTATCCTCAGCGACGACTGTTTTATCCAATGGCAGTCGATCTAGTTATCAGAATACATTCCAGCCGGTCGTCGTTCATGATCAGCCATCTCAGGATGCATTCCATCAAAGCGCAGTCAGtgatacaacaacaacaacagcagcagcagcagcaacatcaacgaGGAAACAGCCACTTGGCCGACTGGACGGCATTGTGAGTACGCCAGGGGCGCGCAATACCAAATGTCGAGTAACAGACTCAAAACGCTTCTCGGCCATTCTGCTGGAGACGAATGTTCTGGAACTGCAACGCCATCTACTCACACTGACCGTACAGAATCAGGTGTTGGCCCAAAAGCTAGATACGTCCAGCAAGTCCAAGACAATGCTGGCGAAACAGCTGAATAAAAATCAGGAGGATTACGAGCATATGCGCTATCAGTTGGAGGAAAAGACCATTGAACTGGAGGGCACCAAAGCCCAATTGCGGCTGGTCGAATCGCGTTTGCATGGCAGCAATAGTACGACGAATTCATATTTAAATTCCTCTCAGCATGATTACGAAACGAATCGTTCCTCCGCCTCAACAACACTGATGCTCAGTAGACGAGGTGTGCCCGATTCAGTGGACTCCACATCGACAGCCATGCCAGCACCAACAGTCACGCAAATAAGCACGCCCAGCATGAAGGCCATGGTGCCTCTGGCCATGGAGGAGTTGCAACAGCACAGCAGCAGCACGGAGTCGGCCCACGAGCATGAGGCAACGCCAAAGGGACAGAGTACACCGAACACAACACTCTCGAAGACCATAATCCAGGCCAATCCCCTGGGCACTAGCACGCCCAGTAGTATTGCGGCCCGTGTCATGAGCACCAGTGTGGGTGGAGTCAGTCCCTTTGAACAGACGCCAACATCACGTCAGAATGCTTTCCGTAAATTTGGTTCGGCCAGTAAACCTAGCAAAATTCCGCTGCCGGGCAGCAAAGCGGCCGCCTACTTTGCCGGCAAACCGCCAACGGGTAGGCCATCGACAGCCGGAAGATCGCCCCCATCGGTGCACAATTCAAGTGGCACCTCGTATGGCAGCAAGTCCTCGCTTAGCCGGAGCACTGGCAATTTGCAGAGTTTGCGACGAGCTGATTCCGCTTCGAATCATTCGTTGAGCACCAATACCAGTCGCAGTTCCACATCATCCTCCATACCATTGGCCACCACACCCTATTCATCTGGTTCGACTGGCAATCGCAGCCAGAATGTAACGAATCCGTCCCCGCGTGTGCTTCAAAACTCACCGTTGCCCAAGCTAAAGCGTGAAACGCTTAGCTCCAGAGTGCGTCACTTGGACTCATTGTCACGTTCGCAGCAGTCGCCATCGGAGAGCGGTAAAAACCATCATCACCATAATAATAGCTCCTCCTCAGCATCCTCCATAGCAGCCCAGTTGAGCTCTACGCTGCGCAAGGATCTCCAGCTTAACTCAACGGGAACGCCGACctatcatcatcagcatcagcatagAGCACGCAGTGGTCAGCGTTCACCGGCCATCATGGGGTCCACCAACTTAACAGCGGGCAGTGAGCGGGCCCCATTGGGTATATCTCGACGTTTGAGCAGTGCCTCTGTGGGATCGGCAAGTAGATTGAATCGAGATGGTGAAGCTAATCTAATTACGACCACGCCCACATCCAGCTATGGTGGCGACAGTGATAGTGGCAAGGTACGCACTCTTAAATCAACATTATTGGGTTGGTTTAAATga